One Eriocheir sinensis breed Jianghai 21 unplaced genomic scaffold, ASM2467909v1 Scaffold3, whole genome shotgun sequence genomic region harbors:
- the LOC126991530 gene encoding zinc finger MYM-type protein 1-like, whose translation MHEKALKHGESTYHINAMQKWINFKSSQQHGNIHQKLDSQHKQQVLDNRDYVKTLLNIVITAAKSNMAFRGHDESENSLNKGIFLEIFDLLKRESEKFQKLVKKIPNNAKYTSGVSQNSLLQAVAECVSDIIAKEAISAPFFAVIADETRDVSVTEQLSVCIRYVLDETVHERFLGFIALKELDADSLATVLLEKLRELGLNVNKLIAQCYDTTSVMSGSIRGVQALIRESAKNPCYYVPCSAHRLQLVITHTAGCLPEVAEFFNFISALINFIRSSTLRHDIFIDIQRDKKLPVVELPKVCQHKWEYNHKALRAIFQRYGILTETLEDLSVHGRSGDEKALAFGLQQSLNKFETVFLLINFIEVFDITTPLSKVWQSEDMDLAAAVNMSQETIKILNERRTSDDHFNAIWEKAVEFATARHITVTQQEPSSSKRQRKPSSRLLGSIVTETIGQRDTSERDKDPKSHCKRCIYYPILDKVLVEFGHRFDEPKHILLGVSACHPSSPNFLNENDLKYLADQYEIESENLHAEVLVAQRTLHDAKSISNALDKLKPLKQGFSTLWNLLHLALTFPVSNAKCERSFSVLKLVKTYIRATMGQKRLTSLGTISIEKGVVDSLDLDVVVDKFASLPIQSQSNLGKSTIRRMSLTHT comes from the coding sequence ATGCATGAAAAAGCATTAAAGCATGGAGAATCCACGTATCATATAAATGCAATGCAAAAGTGGATCAACTTCAAGAGTTCACAGCAGCATGGTAACATTCATCAGAAACTTGATAGCCAACACAAACAGCAGGTTCTGGATAACAGAGACTATGTTAAAACACTCTTAAACATTGTCATTACAGCAGCTAAATCTAATATGGCATTCAGGGGTCATGATGAATCTGAAAATTCATTAAATAAGGGTATCTTTCTAGAGATATTTGATTTGTTAAAAAGGGAGTCAGAAAAGTTTCAAAAATTGGTAAAAAAGATTCCAAACAATGCCAAATATACTTCAGGGGTCAGCCAGAATTCTCTTTTGCAAGCTGTTGCTGAGTGTGTAAGTGACATTATAGCCAAAGAAGCCATATCAGCACCTTTTTTTGCTGTAATAGCTGATGAAACTAGGGATGTCAGTGTTACTGAGCAACTCAGTGTGTGTATCAGGTACGTGTTGGATGAAACTGTGCACGAGAGATTCTTAGGATTTATTGCTTTAAAGGAACTTGATGCTGATTCTCTGGCTACTGTTTTGTTGGAGAAACTTAGGGAGCTAGGATTAAATGTCAATAAACTCATAGCACAGTGTTATGACACTACATCAGTAATGAGCGGCAGCATCAGGGGTGTGCAGGCTCTGATTAGAGAATCTGCCAAAAATCCATGTTATTATGTTCCATGCTCTGCACACAGATTACAGCTGGTGATAACCCACACTGCTGGTTGCTTACCAGAGGTAGCCGagttttttaactttatttcagcCCTGATAAATTTCATCCGTAGTTCAACCTTGCGCCATGACATCTTTATAGATATCCAAAGGGACAAGAAATTACCAGTTGTTGAGCTTCCCAAAGTGTGCCAGCACAAATGGGAATATAACCATAAGGCCCTTAGGGCAATTTTCCAACGGTATGGGATCCTGACAGAAACTCTAGAAGATTTGTCTGTCCATGGACGCTCTGGTGATGAAAAGGCCTTAGCTTTTGGACTTCAACAGTCCTTGAATAAATTTGAGACCGTTTTCTTACTGATTAATTTTATTGAAGTATTTGACATTACAACCCCACTTTCAAAGGTTTGGCAGAGTGAGGATATGGATCTTGCTGCGGCAGTTAACATGTCACAGGAAACAATAAAAATCCTGAATGAGAGAAGAACTTCAGATGATCATTTCAATGCCATTTGGGAAAAGGCAGTTGAATTTGCTACAGCAAGACACATAACTGTAACTCAACAAGAACCTTCAAGTTCAAAAAGGCAAAGGAAGCCATCATCACGGTTGTTAGGATCCATTGTAACTGAAACCATAGGCCAACGAGACACCTCTGAAAGAGATAAAGATCCCAAATCTCACTGCAAAAGATGTATTTACTATCCCATCCTAGACAAGGTACTCGTTGAATTTGGGCACAGGTTTGATGAGCCAAAGCATATTCTACTTGGTGTATCTGCATGTCATCCTTCATCCCCAAACTTTCTAAATGAAAATGACTTGAAATATCTTGCTGACCAATATGAAATTGAAAGTGAGAACCTCCATGCAGAAGTTCTTGTTGCTCAGAGAACACTACATGATGCTAAATCCATATCTAATGCTTTAGATAAACTAAAGCCTCTAAAGCAAGGTTTCAGTACACTCTGGAATTTACTGCATTTGGCTCTCACTTTCCCAGTAAGTAATGCTAAATGTGAACGATCATTCTCTGTATTGAAGCTTGTTAAAACATACATTAGGGCAACAATGGGTCAGAAACGGCTGACCAGTCTGGGTACaatttcaattgaaaaaggtGTGGTAGATTCACTTGATCTTGATGTAGTAGTGGACAAATTTGCTTCCCTTCCAATACAATCTCAATCAAATTTGGGAAAATCCACCATACGGCGCATGTCACTAACCCATACTTAA